In the genome of Lysobacter sp. BMK333-48F3, the window CGGCGGAACCGGGTCAAGGCCTCGACCGTGCATTCGCGGTAGTAATCGAGCACGCCGCGCCGGCGCACAAGTTCGTAATCGGCCGGCCAGCCGGCATCGGCGCCGGCGACCGCCTCGGCGCAATCCAACGCGTCCGCGGCGCCGTCGAAGTCGCCGCCGCTGCGCTTGGCGTCGGCGGCGCGGTACAGGCTTTGCAGGTCGGACTCGCGCACGCCCTGCAACAGATAGCGGCGCCGGCAGGCCTGCGGATCGGCGCGAACCGTGGGCGCGTCGACCGGCTTGCACGCCGGCGCGCCGTCGACCGCCTGCGCCTGCGCCCAGGCCGGCAGCCCGCCGCCGATCAGAACCGCGATTCGAACCGCGCTCCACACTGCCGCCCGACGCCACGGGCTGCCCCTGTCTTCAGCCACGCTCCGCTCCCTGTCCGCTGGCCGCAGCTTTGCCGATCCGCGGCCGCAGCGAAAGCGACCGCGGCGGACCGGACGGTGTCGCATGCCGTCTTCGGCGACTGCGTCACAGTCGTGCGTTCAGCTTCGCCGGTGCGATCGGGGCCGGGCGGAGGGCGAAGCGCCGGCCGCGAGCCGGCCGGATCGCCTAAAATGCGGCTCCGCTCCCGCCTCGCCGCCGCAATGACCCAGCCGCTTCCCCGGATCGCCGTCCTCGCTTCGGGCCGCGGCAGCAACCTGCAGGCGGTGCTCGACGCGATCGCCGCCGGCCGCCTCGCCGGCGAGGTGGTCGGGGTGTTCTCCGACAGGCCGACCGCGGCCGCGCTGCAACGCGTGCCGCCGCCGCTGCGCTGGTCGGCCGCGGCCAAGACCTACCCCGACCGTGCAGCCTTCGACGCCGACCTGGCCGACGCGGTCGCCGCCGCACGCCCGGACTGGGTGCTGTGCGCGGGCTACATGCGCATCCTCGGCGACGCCTTCGTCGAACGCTTCCGCGGCCGGATGATCAACATCCACCCCTCGCTGCTGCCCAAATACCGCGGCCTGCACACCCATGCGCGCGCGCTCGCCGACGGCGAAGCCGAGCACGGCTGCAGTGTGCATTTCGTCATTCCCGAACTCGACGCCGGCGCGGTGATCGCGCAGGCGGTGGTGCCGGTCCTGCCCGCTGACGATGCCGATGCGCTGGCCGCACGCGTGCTCGCGGTCGAACATCCGCTGTTGCTGGCGGTAATGAGACTGGCGGTGAGCGGCCGCCTGGCTGAACACGGTGCAACCGTCACCCTCGACGGTC includes:
- the purN gene encoding phosphoribosylglycinamide formyltransferase, with the translated sequence MTQPLPRIAVLASGRGSNLQAVLDAIAAGRLAGEVVGVFSDRPTAAALQRVPPPLRWSAAAKTYPDRAAFDADLADAVAAARPDWVLCAGYMRILGDAFVERFRGRMINIHPSLLPKYRGLHTHARALADGEAEHGCSVHFVIPELDAGAVIAQAVVPVLPADDADALAARVLAVEHPLLLAVMRLAVSGRLAEHGATVTLDGHPLFTPLRLDFAGDLTHPATGIAA